The Peromyscus maniculatus bairdii isolate BWxNUB_F1_BW_parent chromosome 14, HU_Pman_BW_mat_3.1, whole genome shotgun sequence genomic interval aggcagctgcaACCAGAAAGCCTCCTCCCTAGTAATTATTTACTACTTATACAACCTTAGAGAGGGGCTCTGTGAGCGTCCCTCATCCCTCCATTTAAGAAGTAAATAGGCCTAGTCCCCTGAGAGTCCCCTTGCAGGTGATCAAGAGCTGCTCTTATCCTAGATGGCGATGTCCAACCCAGAGAAAACAGCTTGATCATAACCAGAGAGGGCCACTCTCAAATACTGTGGTCTACAGTTGAAACGTCTGTATCGTATGACTCTGGTGCCTTGGGTGTTTTAAATACTATGtaggtatttttaattaaaaaaaaaaatcagcatttaaCAAGAGAAAGATAGGCCTGTAGGGGTGAATCTGAGTCAAAAACagaacatttttctcttccttccctccttccctccttccctcctcccctccctccctctctctctctctccttccttttcttttctttctttctttttttttttcagatgctctcactatgtagttctggctgaccctgaactcactctgtagagcagactggcctcgaactcatgaatACTTGACACCTCTGTCTCagaagtgctgggactagaggggTGCGCTACCATGTCCAGCCATTTTCattttggacacagggtctcattCATTTTATTAACCCAGTATGAACTCTAATGCTTGGCAATTGTCTTGTTTCAGTCTCTTGAGGTGTGGGGATTCCAGGCAAACCCCTGAACGTTTTAAAATCCCAAAGGCATTTTTTTCAGGATTGTTATTCTTTTGAGACGTCatttgggctgcagagatggctcagtggctagaaacatgttcttccagagggcccaagtttGATTCCCTGCATccacaatggtggctcacaactgcctgtaactccagctccaggggatccagtgacacacacacacacacacacacacacacacacacacacacacacacacacacagttaaaaataatgaaataaaatttgtatcaaaaactggaagaaaggaaaccttctgttgttttgttttgacacaggttctcactatgtagccttgactggcctggaactttctatgtagactaggctgtcctcaaactcagagagacctgcctacctccagagtgctgggattaaaggcatgtgacaccacacccatcttgccttttttttcccccctacttCTGGGACTTTTAAGAATCTGGTGATATGTAGGaaactgtcaaaaacaaaacaaaacagaaattaagcAGACTATCTGGTCAGAATGAGTAGTTCCCTCAGGAATGTAATAGTGTGAGGTTAAGTGGAAAAGCAGCAGACACTCGCCTGCACATGACCATGAATATATTGAAACAGAAGTAATGGAAATGTACACAATTCTACAAAAACATTGTGATACCAAAATTATATGCAGGATGGCACATATCTTGAAAACATaactgtaaaaaaattaaatgcttaGTAATGTTACTCCTTTGAAAGTTAGGAgtagagatttaaaaatattacatctatttttttttctttttagatgtaTTAACAGTGTATTGCATcatagggcagtggtggcgcacgcctttaatcccagcactcaggaggcagagacaggcagatctctgagatcgaggccagtctggtctacagagagaattcgggacagctagggctacaccgaaaccctgtctcaaaaaacaaacaaacaaacaaacaaaccaaaaaaaaaaaaaaaacacccacccagTCCTCAAAAATTGATGAAATTTAGAAGTCAGTATCCACAAGTTAAATTTGTTTCTAACACAGGGGcttctgttcatttatttactgtttaGAGCTACTGTAAATGGCAGGCCTGAGTAATTGCAGCAGAGATCATGTGGCCCACAAAGCTGAAACTATTTACTCTTTGGCCCTCTTTAGAAAATTATTTGACAAAGCCCTAGACACTAGACTCTTTAAGCTGCTCCATGAATGTTCTACCCCAACTTGTCTTTTCAGAGTTGATTCCATCTTTACTTTTCAAAGATATTTACttcaattataaaaagaaaaatattcaggagggaaaattattgaaaaaagaaaacactcctAATCTTATCTTGTCCCAATCTATCCTCACCAAACTAACATCTGGTTATATTTTGCTGTATTTTCCTGGGTGCTTAATGTTTTTTCCAGTACAAATGCAAtaatacattgttttgtttggggggacagggtttcttatctttttgttttcctgtgtggAGGACTGAATCCCAGGGCCTCTTacaagctaggcaagtgctctactactgaactacacCCCAGCACAAAAAACAATTGTTTTTTGTTATTCCCTCAGATagagtttgtctgtgtagccctagatgtcctgaGACTTTATAGATTATGCTGGTCTTggactcaagagatctgcctgcctctgcctcccttatgctgggatcaaagatgtgcccCTCCATGTCCAGGGACTGGGGTTGTAATTTAAGGGTAGAACCGTTgtttagcatgtatgaggccctgaaTTTGAGCCTTTGCACCACCAGGAAATAATGTGATTTTCACATATCAACAcattttctctccccccccccttctttggTGCTGCTGTTGgctggaactcattatgtggtCACAAAAGAACCTCCTTCCtatctcccaagcgctgggattgaaAGCATGCTTATTCATCATGCCTAGCTACAGTAAGCTTTCTTATCAACTCCCTACAGCTTCAAGGAGTGTGTCACCCgatttctgggaagagggaggcggCTAGCAGATCTGTGATGTGTGGATTATAAACTTCCTCTTAACTTGTGATCTCTGCATCTTTTTTTCTCTAGTAAAGATATGTTATTTGCTTGGATGTCTTTGGAAAAGATGCCCAGGCACCTATAGTATGACTTGGGGGAGAAAAATGTTTATACAAACATAGGTCTataccgggtggtggtggcacactcccccccgcccccagacagggtttctctgtgtagctttggcacctttcctgaaacttactctgtagaccaggctggcctcgaactcacagagatcttcctgcctctgcctcccgagtgctgggattaaaggctagcgCCACCAACATccagcagtggcacacatctttaattccagcattcagaggtagaggcaggtggatctctgtgagtttgaggccagcctggtctacagagttagttccaggacagactccaaaactacacagagaaaccctgtttggggaataaaaaaacaaaaacaaataaacaacaacaacaacaacaaatgcaggTTATAAATAGTTGTCCCTTCTCCCAGGCATTTCTGGAATGATACGTAGTGTTCTTTAgtgtgtgttgtacatgcatgtgtatgccttTTTGCTTGTGTGGGGGGCAGAGGTTAAGCTCATTTATCTTTCTCAATCACAATCTATCTTACATGGGCAAGGTCTTTCACTTTATCTCAGAACTTGTTGAGTCTGCTAGTCCAGCTAGCTGGCTTGCTTCATGGACgcatgctgaggttacaggtgggcTGCCATGTTGGAATGACAAGGAGGTGATGGCATTTGAACTCCTCTCCTGATTAATCGCACAGCATCCCTCTTCACTACTAAGCCCTCTCTAGTAAGCTTTTAAATTTTGAACAAATATATGCCTTGTTTTAAATCCATCTTTAGCTCTTCACACCATATTTAACTATAAGTTTTTCATGGACCCACTGatgctgtttttatttgcatCGCTAACTGAATAGACAAGCTTATCCCATGGGAATGAATCAAGGTCCCAAGTGCTCCTGAGGTCTGAGCTGGGGTTGCTCTTCTGCTTCCCCAGTTACTAATCATCTCCTTGTAACCCTGACAATCTGTGACTCTGTTCTAGGTACATCTTAAAATCGAGGTGATGCATTGGGTTACAGataaaaacactaaagaaaagtAGCCCTTTCACTACAAATTGTCTTTTATTGCCCAAGTTTCTAGACCTCCCGACCTCACTGGGTTGGGGAAGGCAGGATGGAGTTAGGATGTGGACGGCTTCACTCTGGAAGCACATTCTCCGTTTCTGAACAACTGTTGACGGTTTCCGTGTTATCTCACAGAAACCTGAACAAAAAGGACTGGACAGCGGTCATTTGGGTTGAAAAACAACTTGAAATTTTTTCCAGCAAGCTGAGTCTAAGAGGGGCACTATGACTTCACTGTAGGGGCGTTTCTACTCACATTCTCAATTTCACTATTTCATCATTAAAATCCCTCCAACAGAAAACGATTCTGCTCCTTAGACTTAGCCAAACCAAAGCCCCAGCACTCAAAGAGGAATTCACTTGAGCCTCAAGGAACACTCTTGCCTTGAAGCACTTTGCTAAGAACAATTTGCAGGCCTGGTAGGTCAGAACTCTTAATTCTAGCACACTGAAGGCGGGGGCCGGTGGACCTCAGTTGAGTTCACGGTTAGCCAGGGCTGCTTAATGAGACAGTGTggaaatgaattttgttttgttttccctatgtagcttttggagcctgtcctggatctcgctctgtagcccgggctggcctcgaactcacagagatccacctgcctctgcctcccgagtgcctgggatgaaaggcgtgcgctgccgccgcccgGCGTAAATGAATTTTTCAGAAGTgtatacaattaaaaaacaaaaaaaacgggTGTTTTGGTAAAGCCTGGGTTTCTTTTAACCTGGTAACCTTCGAGGTAGCCGGGAAAAGCATCGGATACATCTTTTCGTATCCAAAGACGAGTGACGGAGCGAACGTCGCCAACCATCGCCGCCCTCCCACCCGCCGGAGTCCTCTCGGGGgtccgggggtggggtggggggtggtcctCGAAAGGGAAACCCCCGCCCCACCCGGACTTCCGGCTGGGGCGGGCACTTCCGTCCCTTGGCTCCAACCGGGGGCGGCCGCCCCGAGCGTCTGGCGCCGCCCCCCGGAAGTGACGCGGGCGCGTTCCTTCCATTTTGTGCAACGCCCGAGCCGCTAAGTGCGTCAGTTGTGGCGAGCCGTAGAGGAGCTGAGGTCGGGGTCTGTAGTCGGGAGGCCGCCAGCTCCGTCGCCGACTGCGGGCCTGTCCGGGTCTCAGCCGCCGCAGACCGTGTCCGGTAGGTGAGTGGTGGCTCGCTTTGAGGGCAAGGCTTCTCGGATCGAGGCTTCTTCATGGCCGCGAGTGGCCGGGGCTTCGCTCTGTGCGGAGGACGGCGTCTAGAGAGCGCGAGTTGATTTGAGGTGGGCGCTGGGGCACGTCTCCCTTTGGGGGTCGCTTGACGGGGACCCGAGGCGGAAGGGCGGGCGtgccgggggtgggtgggtgggtgggtggggaggacgGCGACGACGACACGGCGTGGGTCGGGGGAAGCGGCGCGCTTCTCCGGCCCCGGACGCCGGGGGCCGGCCTGGCCCGGGGGTTGTCGCCTCCCGGCCGGCAGGCGCGGCGCTCAGAGCCCCGGCTCGCCCGGGCCTGGGGAACCTGGGCTCGGCTCGCTCGCTCCTCCTCCCCCGCCGCAGCCCCGGCCGCCGCCATTTTGTGCAGCGAACGCGCCCGCGGCCGACTGCGCACGCTCGGCGGCGGCGTCGCGCGAGACCCCGGCTCGTGACGCTCGGGGAGGCCGCGGCGCTTGCGCGGCCGGCGGCGATTGGACGAGGCCCTGCGGGAGGGCGGGGCCGGCGGCCGCCCGCAGTTCTCGGCGTTTCCTAACTGCggcagaggggaggaagggaggggggggggacacccCGGGAGCCGGGGACGGGGCGCGCCTGCGCAGTCTGGAAAGGCGGCCGCCGGGCGTTGCGGTCGGCCGTGGCGTGgaacctgggaagagagagagagggggtcgTTTGAAGAGTTGAGTCTCAATTTGGATTGTGGCCGGGAGGGGCCCGGCACTGTGGTCAGAGTAGTTGGTACACGTATTTTGGCTCTTGTATGTGCTCCAGCCTGTTTGACTTAGTCTGTTCCCCTGTGCGGTTCATTGAGCTCGTCTCCGTTGGTTGGCTGTCTCCACAGGAAACACTAGCCGGGCATCATGAGTGGCTGTCGAGTGTTCATCGGGAGACTAAATCCAGCAGCGAGGGAGAAGGATGTGGAAAGATTCTTCAAGGGTTATGGACGGATCAGAGACATTGATCTGAAAAGAGGTTTTGGGTTTGTGGTAAGTTATTTCGAACTCTGGCaagaagtggggtgaggctagccagggctacacagaggagaaaccctgcctcggaaaaacaaaacaaaagtgggtagacccgggcggcggtggtggcgcacgcctttagttccagcaccgggaggcagagccaggtggatctctgagttcaaggccagcctgggctacagagggagatccaggacaggctccaaaaatacacagagaaaccttgtctcgaaaaaccacacacacacacacacagcaggtagAGTATTTGTGATGAGCGATGACTTTAAGCTGATTGAGTTCATGTGTAAATTTTTTCCAGACAAATGCAGCCTTGAGTCTGTGAGATCTGTTAAGAAAGGATTAAAAAATAATGGCTGGCTGGAACCCATTCCCAGTCATCCCTTGGTTAGGTTTATATGTATTTGAGTTTAAGGTATATCTCATTCATTCTAACACTTTTCATGATTTTAATACTCTGTAGAATGCATGTCCAAAAGCTCTTTACTGTAATGTCAATTTTAGGAATTTGAGGACCCCAGGGATGCAGATGATGCTGTTTATGAACTTGATGGAAAAGAACTTTGCAGTGAAAGGTAGGCATGATCAGTTTATAGGTAGTTTATCCGGGATAATAGAGCAAACTGTCTGTGGAGTGTTTAAGTGTGTAGTGTAAGCATGTAATAGGCATTTTCCATCTCTTCATAGAGTTACAATTGAACATGCTCGTGCTCGGTCTCGAGGTGGGCGAGGAAGAGGACGGTACTCCGACCGTTTTAGTAGTCGAAGACCAAGAAATGATAGACGGTATGTGGTGGGAAAATGGCCTCTAGTGTTTAGGATAGGAACAATTAGCAGCATATTATTCTGAGACATGTTAGTTCACATACTGAGAACCCAGACGCTTGATGGAGGTGCTTGAATCACTGTTTGGTTGCTTAAACTCGGCAGTAAAATGCTTCATGGTACATTGCATCTGACaatgcttctttcttcctcagaAATGCTCCACCTGTAAGAACAGAAAATCGACTTATAGTTGAGAATTTATCCTCAAGAGTCAGCTGGCAGGTTTGTTGAAATACAGTTTTGAGTTATTttaatgtggcatttaaaatgttaatgggtagttaatgttttaattaatattaaaacttttatcttaaattaatggATTTAATTGAACTAtacttttaaactttaattaaatGTAACTGGGGGATGTTTCAGATTTTAATATTAGTGATCAAATGTAATTGTTTTGAGGttattttttcaatgtttttaaaaatcaattttaaccAAATATTAAACCCTTTATTTGCCAGCCTATCTGT includes:
- the Srsf5 gene encoding serine/arginine-rich splicing factor 5 isoform X3, whose product is MSGCRVFIGRLNPAAREKDVERFFKGYGRIRDIDLKRGFGFVEFEDPRDADDAVYELDGKELCSERVTIEHARARSRGGRGRGRYSDRFSSRRPRNDRRNAPPVRTENRLIVENLSSRVSWQPICVVGLMTRSACGLS